A single genomic interval of Natranaerovirga pectinivora harbors:
- a CDS encoding ABC transporter ATP-binding protein, whose protein sequence is MIEIRNISKAFGKKQILNNINLRVEKGDLICLLGPSGAGKTTLIRLIIGAINGDEGEIYIRGNKMPNLEILKDIGFMPQNEALYNDISGLDNLRFFGGLMGLKGEGLHNSIKEILKLVNLEDDAAKIVDNYSGGMKKRLSLAIALLHDPDILILDEPTVGIDPVLRKSIWQEFNRLKENGKTIIVSTHVMDEVEKCEHAAIIYNGILIAYGAVKDLAARTQSGSIEELFFTANGGV, encoded by the coding sequence ATGATAGAGATACGTAATATATCTAAGGCCTTTGGGAAAAAGCAGATTTTGAATAATATAAATTTAAGGGTTGAAAAAGGAGATCTTATTTGTCTATTGGGACCCAGTGGCGCTGGAAAAACTACATTGATTAGGTTGATAATTGGTGCTATAAATGGAGACGAAGGTGAAATCTACATAAGAGGTAATAAAATGCCTAATTTAGAAATTCTTAAGGATATTGGCTTTATGCCTCAGAATGAAGCATTATATAACGATATATCGGGTCTTGATAATTTGAGATTTTTTGGTGGTCTCATGGGGCTTAAGGGTGAGGGACTCCATAATTCAATAAAAGAGATATTAAAGCTAGTTAATTTAGAGGACGATGCAGCTAAGATCGTTGATAACTACTCTGGAGGTATGAAAAAAAGACTATCCTTAGCTATAGCCCTCCTACATGATCCTGATATTTTGATATTAGATGAGCCAACAGTAGGGATTGATCCTGTATTGAGGAAATCAATATGGCAGGAGTTTAACAGGTTAAAGGAAAATGGGAAAACTATTATAGTTTCAACACATGTAATGGATGAGGTGGAGAAGTGTGAACATGCAGCCATTATATATAACGGTATCTTAATTGCTTATGGAGCAGTGAAGGACTTAGCTGCAAGAACACAATCTGGCTCAATTGAAGAATTATTCTTTACGGCTAATGGAGGTGTTTAA
- a CDS encoding ABC transporter permease, with the protein MFSLIKRIIKQVKNDKRSLALMLFAPLMILTLINLLLGDTSYTPKIAIVEGPAAIIEALSGKDTNIAVIGENINKEEFLKKGNADAILTIDKEGIQILMYEPSSVKTELVVNVTTEALGGLESKAPMEVGFIVGKVGLSSFNSMGYIFLGILSFFFVFLIAGISFVRERTTGTLERLMITSIKRREVIGGYTIGFGIFAALQSVMITLFVKYVLKIEFNGSVALTSIIMILLAIAAVSIGAFASIFANNEFQIIQFVPVVILPQVFLSGLIPIDTIPYNLGKLAYITPIYYGCSAIKQVLLYGKGIGDILFYISMQIFFVILFYLINTMALKRYRLL; encoded by the coding sequence ATGTTTAGTCTTATCAAAAGGATTATAAAGCAAGTAAAAAATGATAAACGCTCCTTAGCTCTAATGCTCTTTGCTCCCCTTATGATATTGACCTTAATAAATCTATTATTAGGGGATACTAGCTATACCCCTAAAATAGCTATAGTAGAAGGGCCAGCAGCAATAATTGAGGCGCTAAGTGGGAAGGATACCAATATTGCTGTGATAGGTGAAAACATCAATAAGGAAGAATTTTTAAAAAAAGGTAATGCAGACGCTATACTTACAATAGATAAGGAGGGGATTCAAATTCTCATGTATGAGCCCAGTAGCGTTAAAACTGAGCTTGTAGTTAATGTAACTACTGAGGCATTAGGAGGCTTAGAATCTAAGGCACCAATGGAGGTGGGGTTTATTGTAGGAAAAGTAGGCTTATCAAGCTTCAATAGCATGGGCTACATTTTTTTAGGAATACTTTCATTCTTCTTTGTTTTCCTAATAGCAGGAATATCCTTTGTAAGAGAAAGAACTACAGGTACGCTAGAGAGGCTGATGATTACCTCAATTAAACGAAGAGAGGTTATTGGCGGATATACTATAGGGTTTGGAATTTTTGCAGCCCTTCAGAGTGTAATGATTACCCTGTTCGTAAAATACGTATTAAAGATAGAATTTAATGGGTCTGTAGCATTGACCTCAATCATCATGATATTATTAGCAATAGCAGCTGTTTCCATAGGTGCTTTTGCATCAATATTCGCTAATAATGAATTTCAAATCATACAATTTGTTCCCGTAGTAATATTACCGCAGGTTTTCCTTTCTGGACTAATACCCATTGACACAATTCCCTATAATCTTGGTAAGTTAGCTTATATTACTCCAATATATTATGGCTGTAGTGCAATTAAGCAGGTATTACTCTACGGTAAAGGAATAGGGGATATATTATTTTATATAAGTATGCAAATTTTCTTCGTGATATTGTTTTATTTAATCAACACTATGGCTTTAAAAAGATATAGGTTATTATAA
- a CDS encoding copper amine oxidase N-terminal domain-containing protein, producing the protein MRRIIFKMIAILTVLLISYMPNISASSGNVKVNIDGAEVNFTSKTGIPFVDINGRTQVPLRISMEAIGATVDWNQETKTASVSKGKTYIEVPVDKNYITVNGNVVLNDTAAVIIDSKTYLPIRAVLEALGAKVGWDNNAQTVMVDSNGGVHYRSPEEIPYIDRIWVDIPYEIDQNSINQRVLELNEQKTLLESEIEEAHANVNYMINKNAGGITSYLITGEILLEDRDYYIVSGQAYGMGIGLQKGIVKVLKPAKTPNFNMFSGNGYYIGYEYNNLYGKIAVYSGDNGSSTFSWSTIEGAMDIKAALETELDETEEEIYNLTKPKIWVDYPCITNFKENTKMVHNSNFFYTVKVPEGFEVSVEHKIYDTEYVTSESMIFIYQEEDMQVQYRIKDYHLTEAEVKEFLNKRLLDGFKRSYTKIDELINVNNGVMDAYLQYNEDSNHHYAYIVTEKGVISVDVGNCDNADTLFEIIHGILNYPAVIYG; encoded by the coding sequence ATGAGAAGAATAATTTTTAAGATGATTGCTATTTTAACTGTATTATTAATTTCGTACATGCCTAACATAAGCGCTTCATCAGGTAATGTTAAAGTGAATATTGATGGCGCTGAAGTAAACTTTACAAGTAAAACAGGAATTCCATTTGTTGATATAAACGGTCGAACACAAGTACCTTTACGAATTTCAATGGAAGCAATAGGTGCTACAGTAGATTGGAATCAAGAAACAAAAACAGCTAGTGTAAGTAAAGGAAAAACATACATTGAAGTTCCTGTTGATAAAAATTATATTACAGTAAATGGAAATGTTGTCTTAAATGATACTGCAGCTGTTATTATTGATTCAAAGACTTATTTGCCAATAAGGGCCGTATTAGAAGCTTTAGGTGCTAAAGTAGGTTGGGACAATAATGCTCAAACAGTCATGGTGGATAGCAATGGAGGAGTTCATTATAGAAGCCCAGAAGAAATACCATACATAGATAGAATATGGGTTGATATTCCTTATGAAATCGACCAAAATTCAATTAATCAGCGTGTTTTAGAGTTGAATGAACAGAAAACACTCTTAGAAAGTGAGATAGAAGAAGCACATGCTAATGTAAATTATATGATTAATAAAAATGCGGGTGGTATAACTTCTTATTTAATTACTGGTGAGATTTTACTTGAGGATAGGGATTATTATATTGTTTCAGGTCAAGCCTACGGTATGGGAATTGGATTGCAAAAAGGAATAGTTAAAGTACTTAAACCTGCAAAGACACCTAATTTTAACATGTTTAGTGGAAATGGCTATTATATAGGATATGAATATAATAACCTATATGGAAAAATCGCTGTGTATAGTGGAGATAATGGAAGTAGCACTTTTAGTTGGTCTACTATTGAAGGTGCGATGGATATTAAAGCAGCTTTAGAGACTGAGTTAGACGAAACAGAAGAAGAAATATATAATTTAACAAAACCTAAAATTTGGGTTGATTATCCTTGTATAACAAATTTTAAAGAAAATACAAAGATGGTCCATAATTCTAATTTTTTCTATACTGTTAAAGTACCAGAAGGATTTGAAGTTTCTGTTGAACATAAAATCTATGATACAGAATATGTTACTTCAGAGTCAATGATTTTTATTTATCAAGAAGAAGATATGCAAGTTCAATATAGAATTAAAGATTATCATTTGACAGAGGCAGAGGTCAAAGAGTTTCTTAATAAAAGATTGTTGGATGGTTTCAAACGAAGCTATACTAAAATTGATGAGTTGATAAACGTGAATAATGGAGTTATGGATGCTTATTTACAATATAATGAGGATAGTAATCACCACTATGCATATATAGTTACTGAGAAGGGAGTAATTTCAGTTGATGTTGGAAATTGTGATAATGCGGATACATTATTTGAGATTATACATGGTATTCTAAACTATCCAGCTGTAATATATGGATGA